From the Tigriopus californicus strain San Diego chromosome 4, Tcal_SD_v2.1, whole genome shotgun sequence genome, the window GGAAAGAAATACGTGTGTAGCACTAAGGTTTAGAAACTTACTTTGATGGCTTTGTCCAGGACGGTTAACACTTTGTTGACGTCTCCGGAGGCCAACTCTTCACCCGAAGACACATTGTTATAAAAATTCCCAATCACATCGGACGGAACGCTTGTTTCATCCTCGAGATTGTTTAGTACGTCTTCGATTTCCAAACGGGTGCAGTTGCTCATGTCCGGAAGTCCAATCCAGTCACCTTCCTGCCCACATTGCCAAAATGCCAAGCCATCCTGGCCCTCGGGACAAACCTTCAGAAGAATCACGTACATCattagatgaaaaaaaagaaaagaaaggccCGTTCATTTAATGGACATGTCCTACTTGGCCTGTTGTCTGGCCGGGGGCGCCCTCAATTGTCCAATTATAATTAGGATAGGGCCATCCCGGAGTTCCCGATTGCACTGGCTCACAATTTTGTTGCATTGGTAGGAATGACCGGGGTTGATTGGTGGGTGCCAAGGCGCACAAACCTTTCCGCAGCTTCTCACAACTCTTGCTATTTGAGTCACAGCCAAGATCGGTGTCGATATCCGGAAAGCAAATATCGTTTGAAAGGTCATAGACTCCTTCTTCAAAAACCATGTCAGAGAACTGGATCGGACATCGTGTCCCACCTGTGGGACATTCCTCACTGCTGGCCATCCAGAGCTATGAAAACAGAGGATTACTATTGTTAGGGATTGacgttttcttcttccttccaTTCACCTCTTCTTTGTCTGCAATGAAAGTCGGTTGCATGCACTCCTCGGCGTTGGTCATGTTTGAAAGAATGAAGGCCAGATCACCTCCCCATTTCCAACATTGCCTTCGGGCCTCTTTCCACGACATAAGGCCTGTTTTTTTGTAGCAAGTATCTCCTGGTCATGAACCCCAAGGTTAGTTTAAATGTCAACatatgaattgtttattgtgaaCATGCTTACCTCGACGATAGTCCACGGCCATAGGACAAGAAACGgatttcttgtcaaagttATCTTCGGGGTGATAACGATATTCGACGATTCGTTGTCCAAGACTCTTGAGACAAGTGACATCTTCGGGGTTGACCTTAGACTTTTTCGATCTGGAGTCAATGGCTTGAAAGCCAAAAGAGGCTTCGCAAAGCACAGGATAACCAGCTTCATGACCTTGGCAAGGGGTTTGCACCAATTCCTTCTGTAAAAGGAGTAGCGTAGAGTAAAAGAGCTTTggtcatttcatattttctatGAGCGGCTTTGGCCAGTATTAACCAATAGCAAAAGAACAGGCCGTGCACAAATGTAAGTGATTGATCTTGACTTTTTCTAAATCAActtttatctctctctctctgtctctcaaATATGCAAACTTGATTCCGGCGGCTTACCTCGGGTCCTAAAAGTAAGCACTGTTCACTTTGATGCGATGCTTTTAGCGAGGAAAATGCTCTCACATCTAGCCACACCGGGCTGTTGAACATGGCGTGATCAATCTTCTCTATGTCTTGAAAATCATAGGGATTGGCCAAGGTTCCAGCATGATTTTGACAGCTGTCCTCGGCATCTTCAACGCTACTACTCAATTGTTTCACGAGGAAATATTCTTTGTAGATAGAGCTCTCTCGGAAAAGAGTAGTATTGACCTCACAGCTAGTTTTACCTTGGCACCAGTAAATCATGGCTGCCAGAGATTGCGAAGCCACGCAAAagtctctttcattttgagcgTAATCATCCTCCCGACAAGCGAATGCTGCAGCTCCAGTCAGTGATTGCTCCATGAAGAAAGGTCGTCCATAAGCGACATGGTCAATGATGATCACTTTGTCTGACGTTCCTACATTTAAAGAGATAATGCTCTCCGATGTGTCAGTTTTTTCAACTTGGCAGAACGTTTTGCCCGCGGACCCCCCACTTCCACTGGTCATTTCCGTGCAATTCTGGTAACCAAAATTGTTCCGACACTGACAAGTGTAGATGAATTCGTTCTCTTTGGTATCATCTTGGGTTGGTGTGCGTTCCTGGAtgcaaagtggaacaaagaaGCCTTCGAGTGTGCACGGGACGAGGGCTAGCTCAAAGGTGTCTTTGAAGATCACTTCACATTTCATGTCGATCAGATTGGCTAACCAGTACCCGTCAACTTGTTCGGGGACGTCGAGGTTTCCGATTTGCATGTATTTCTGAGCGCCCTCCATGTTGAATGAGGTCTTCTCCGGATCGAAGAGACTAGCTCGATTGGTTTGACAAAAGGATTTGCTTTGGTACCAATCCATGGCTTCGGGCGAATGAAAGAATGCTTGTGTTTGgattttgtttgaattcaGAACGAATGATGAGGGAGATTGGGACATAACAATGCATTGACCCTTGTTTTCGCATGGATTCATGGGACATTTTAAGTAGTTGCCACAGCCAGCTGAAATCAATCGGTTTTGTGGTTAATCCAATATAGGTTTCCACTATTTTGGCGGTGGCTTACCGTTTGAAACTAGCAGAATTAGTCCGAGAACGGAAATTCTATCCATCATGATGGATATCGATTGCCTACAATCataaaaataactttgatACCAAATCTGTTTTTATCTCAAGGACGTGCACTCTTATGACGTCAGAGTCAAGATACTGTAGTCATTATTTATGAAGTGTTGATTACTCTGTAATCTATGAGCAGGTTGATGTAACAAATTTGAGATTACAAATATGCTTTCCAAGCATGCTCGTTATAAACTGATTGTGAAAAGGCTCGTCAACCAAACTTGTTCATCAGGTcaaaaaatgagtgaaatGATTATCCGGTTGGGAAGCGAAGATATGATGACCGATACAAGTGTTTGATTTCGAAATGTTTGAGGAAATATGCATTCCCCAGAACTGTTTTGCAGTACAAATAAGCAAATCCTACTGACGGAAGGACGGGAACTTCAAAGTGATTCCCAATGGCTACTAAATCACAGTGCACtaacaatggttttttttatatagAACCGAAAGTGTTCGTAAGGACTCAGTTAtatataattcaataaaagagTAACTCAGATAgaaagaagaataaaaaagt encodes:
- the LOC131879384 gene encoding adhesion G protein-coupled receptor L2-like isoform X2; this translates as MMDRISVLGLILLVSNAGCGNYLKCPMNPCENKGQCIVMSQSPSSFVLNSNKIQTQAFFHSPEAMDWYQSKSFCQTNRASLFDPEKTSFNMEGAQKYMQIGNLDVPEQVDGYWLANLIDMKCEVIFKDTFELALVPCTLEGFFVPLCIQERTPTQDDTKENEFIYTCQCRNNFGYQNCTEMTSGSGGSAGKTFCQVEKTDTSESIISLNVGTSDKVIIIDHVAYGRPFFMEQSLTGAAAFACREDDYAQNERDFCVASQSLAAMIYWCQGKTSCEVNTTLFRESSIYKEYFLVKQLSSSVEDAEDSCQNHAGTLANPYDFQDIEKIDHAMFNSPVWLDVRAFSSLKASHQSEQCLLLGPEELVQTPCQGHEAGYPVLCEASFGFQAIDSRSKKSKVNPEDVTCLKSLGQRIVEYRYHPEDNFDKKSVSCPMAVDYRRGDTCYKKTGLMSWKEARRQCWKWGGDLAFILSNMTNAEECMQPTFIADKEELWMASSEECPTGGTRCPIQFSDMVFEEGVYDLSNDICFPDIDTDLGCDSNSKSCEKLRKGLCALAPTNQPRSFLPMQQNCEPVQSGTPGWPYPNYNWTIEGAPGQTTGQVCPEGQDGLAFWQCGQEGDWIGLPDMSNCTRLEIEDVLNNLEDETSVPSDVIGNFYNNVSSGEELASGDVNKVLTVLDKAIKVQADRIEAQEDPEAYADSFTEQGVNLLDDVLRRQTVWLGLEDKQKRQSLTTIQDNLDEITQSIMKYSKSKHHLYSPVSKAVEVKISREIKLSEGDSYSSGQSKITVSGRNDEEISISFHSFPTFGCILNAQEDCFAIKSVDDTDEVIAKDLVNSVVLGATLYQDDQRIKIEDQFLEVNLTFSYNFQGDKYNLSKPMCGYWNGSGWSEDGCELVESGSQFSVCYCNHLTNFGVILDINGNLEGQLILNYVLTWITIVGCSASIISLVICIVVFLTVPGLRGERTTIHLNLCFCLLFAEILLLSGLDATSNPGVCGTIAGFLHFLFLAAFAWMFVEGVHVYFMLVKVFTLEKSPVWIYYLVGYGTPAIIVILSVIIVEATGSHGYGTDKNCWLDHRNGLIWAFAGPVIVILVANTAMFVKAMLIAYRSLSSRSTLAPAVAANGGGISKLNRKNLTLAKGSFSLLCILGLTWICGFFYFANGAEWLSVVFALLNSFQGVFILIFHVILNDKARKDVSSHYQSTFASVSGLVNLDKLDRTFKNYSVSEASQANAKAFKQHRQKRRHSKVISMTDITESSFIRNSQTSSSAAIEVGPVEGGSSSQEGREGTTNSGTKLSDEKLSQFKGGETTITV
- the LOC131879384 gene encoding adhesion G protein-coupled receptor L2-like isoform X1; this translates as MMDRISVLGLILLVSNAGCGNYLKCPMNPCENKGQCIVMSQSPSSFVLNSNKIQTQAFFHSPEAMDWYQSKSFCQTNRASLFDPEKTSFNMEGAQKYMQIGNLDVPEQVDGYWLANLIDMKCEVIFKDTFELALVPCTLEGFFVPLCIQERTPTQDDTKENEFIYTCQCRNNFGYQNCTEMTSGSGGSAGKTFCQVEKTDTSESIISLNVGTSDKVIIIDHVAYGRPFFMEQSLTGAAAFACREDDYAQNERDFCVASQSLAAMIYWCQGKTSCEVNTTLFRESSIYKEYFLVKQLSSSVEDAEDSCQNHAGTLANPYDFQDIEKIDHAMFNSPVWLDVRAFSSLKASHQSEQCLLLGPEKELVQTPCQGHEAGYPVLCEASFGFQAIDSRSKKSKVNPEDVTCLKSLGQRIVEYRYHPEDNFDKKSVSCPMAVDYRRGDTCYKKTGLMSWKEARRQCWKWGGDLAFILSNMTNAEECMQPTFIADKEELWMASSEECPTGGTRCPIQFSDMVFEEGVYDLSNDICFPDIDTDLGCDSNSKSCEKLRKGLCALAPTNQPRSFLPMQQNCEPVQSGTPGWPYPNYNWTIEGAPGQTTGQVCPEGQDGLAFWQCGQEGDWIGLPDMSNCTRLEIEDVLNNLEDETSVPSDVIGNFYNNVSSGEELASGDVNKVLTVLDKAIKVQADRIEAQEDPEAYADSFTEQGVNLLDDVLRRQTVWLGLEDKQKRQSLTTIQDNLDEITQSIMKYSKSKHHLYSPVSKAVEVKISREIKLSEGDSYSSGQSKITVSGRNDEEISISFHSFPTFGCILNAQEDCFAIKSVDDTDEVIAKDLVNSVVLGATLYQDDQRIKIEDQFLEVNLTFSYNFQGDKYNLSKPMCGYWNGSGWSEDGCELVESGSQFSVCYCNHLTNFGVILDINGNLEGQLILNYVLTWITIVGCSASIISLVICIVVFLTVPGLRGERTTIHLNLCFCLLFAEILLLSGLDATSNPGVCGTIAGFLHFLFLAAFAWMFVEGVHVYFMLVKVFTLEKSPVWIYYLVGYGTPAIIVILSVIIVEATGSHGYGTDKNCWLDHRNGLIWAFAGPVIVILVANTAMFVKAMLIAYRSLSSRSTLAPAVAANGGGISKLNRKNLTLAKGSFSLLCILGLTWICGFFYFANGAEWLSVVFALLNSFQGVFILIFHVILNDKARKDVSSHYQSTFASVSGLVNLDKLDRTFKNYSVSEASQANAKAFKQHRQKRRHSKVISMTDITESSFIRNSQTSSSAAIEVGPVEGGSSSQEGREGTTNSGTKLSDEKLSQFKGGETTITV